A window of the Tessaracoccus sp. MC1865 genome harbors these coding sequences:
- a CDS encoding ABC transporter permease — protein sequence MTATATAAPARSRERVLPPAITGQEFILMGVIALLWIILAFATPGFLEPYSIQSLLWRLAPVGIMAIGMTIIMVTAGIDISIAAILMVCSVTLGKLITEAGVNFWLALLISMVLGAVLGAINGLLISYGRVPAIIITFGTANLFQFLGLKIFDSKTVNGLPASRAILGPGADGRVLGVPIAFIIMLVLVALAWVYLRHWPGGRHFYAIGDDPHAASLAGVSVRWRTFMAYVIMGVLVGLAAGITIAGGTSTLDQSVGRGQELMTIAATVIGGTSVMGGRGSVFGAVLGALLVQTVATGVTQLGWPSQLSNLFVGIFIIIAVGADLIRERRRKARL from the coding sequence CGCTCCGGCACGGAGCCGCGAGCGGGTCCTCCCACCGGCCATCACCGGCCAGGAATTCATCCTCATGGGCGTCATCGCGCTGCTCTGGATCATCTTGGCCTTCGCGACGCCGGGCTTCCTCGAGCCGTACAGCATCCAGTCGTTGCTGTGGCGCCTCGCACCCGTCGGCATCATGGCCATCGGCATGACGATCATCATGGTCACGGCCGGTATCGACATCTCCATCGCCGCCATCCTGATGGTGTGCAGCGTCACGCTCGGCAAACTCATCACCGAGGCCGGCGTGAACTTCTGGTTGGCCCTGCTCATCTCCATGGTGCTCGGTGCCGTCCTGGGCGCGATCAACGGCCTGCTCATCAGCTACGGCAGGGTGCCGGCCATCATCATCACGTTCGGTACCGCCAACCTCTTCCAGTTTCTCGGCCTGAAGATCTTCGATTCGAAGACCGTCAACGGGCTCCCCGCCAGCCGCGCCATCCTCGGCCCCGGTGCCGACGGGCGCGTGCTGGGGGTGCCCATCGCGTTCATCATCATGCTTGTGCTGGTCGCACTCGCGTGGGTGTACCTGCGGCACTGGCCAGGTGGCCGCCACTTCTACGCCATCGGCGACGACCCCCACGCTGCGTCGCTGGCCGGCGTCAGCGTCCGATGGCGGACGTTCATGGCCTACGTCATCATGGGCGTCCTCGTCGGCCTCGCGGCCGGAATCACCATCGCCGGCGGCACCTCGACCCTCGACCAGAGCGTCGGGCGCGGCCAGGAACTCATGACGATCGCCGCCACGGTCATCGGCGGCACCTCCGTCATGGGTGGTCGAGGCTCCGTTTTCGGTGCAGTCCTCGGCGCGCTTCTGGTGCAGACGGTGGCCACCGGCGTGACGCAGCTGGGTTGGCCCTCGCAATTGTCCAACCTCTTCGTCGGCATCTTCATCATCATCGCGGTGGGCGCTGACCTGATCCGCGAACGGCGCAGGAAGGCACGGCTATGA